Proteins found in one Fusarium oxysporum Fo47 chromosome V, complete sequence genomic segment:
- a CDS encoding ras family-domain-containing protein: protein MSQAGGSYNNPLKKFKLVFLGEQSVGKTSLITRFMYDSFDNMYQATIGIDFLSKTMYLEDRTVRLQLWDTAGQERFRSLIPSYIRDSSVAVVVYDISNAKSFQNTKKWIDDVRAERGNDVIIVLVGNKTDLNDKREVTTQQGEEEAKKNNLMFVETSAKLGHNVKNLFKRIAQALPGMEGSDAAAQASNQMIDVKTNNSQQSQEGCAC, encoded by the exons ATGTCGCAAGCTGGCGGATCATACAATAACCccttgaagaagttcaa GTTGGTGTTTCTAGGAGAACAGAGCG TCGGGAAGACCTCTTTAATCACACGATTCATGTATGATTCTTTCGACAACATGTATCAAGCGACAATTGGCATTGATTTCCTCTCCAAG ACCATGTACCTCGAGGACCGCACGGTGCGACTGCAGCTATGGGATACTGCTGGACAAGAACGATTCCGAAGCTTGATTCCTTCTTACATTCGCGATTCAAGCGTAGCTGTTGTTGTCTATGACATCTCTA ACGCTAAGTCATttcaaaacaccaagaagtGGATCGACGACGTACGAGCCGAGCGAGGTAACGATGTTATTATTGTGCTGGTTGGAAACAAGACGGATTTGAACGACAAGCGGGAAGTGACCACACAGcagggagaggaggaggcaaagaagaacaaccTGATGTTTGTCGAGACAAGCGCAAAGCTGGGCCACAACGTCAAGAACCTGTTCAAGAGGATAGCACAAGCCTTGCCTGGCATGGAGGGAAGCGATGCCGCGGCGCAAGCTTCTAATCAGA TGATTGATGTCAAGACGAACAACTCGCAGCAGTCGCAAGAAGGCTGCGCATGCTAA
- a CDS encoding ribose 5-phosphate isomerase A-domain-containing protein: MSSAANLVESAKKLAAYQAVNDHLDASYKFVGIGSGSTVVYVVDAIVSKGPEFYKEMTFIPTGSQSKGLIRAAGLNLVNLDERPVVDGLPVPLDVAFDGADEVDEDLNLIKGGGACLFQEKLVAIAAKKFIAVADYRKQSPRLCTTWKTIPIEVLPLSAPDVLTRLRAMGSANPVVRSGLPSKAGECVTDNGMWLIDAPFSPLLLPKDIRSEGDGRGKDGAWEVNALAEELVRTPGIVEIGLFHGFNGSEAVKLGKQLQAQKPIAAYFGLANGEVQVQNAA; the protein is encoded by the exons ATGTCTTCAGCAGCAAACCTAGTCGAATCGGCCAAGAAATTGGCCGCCTACCAGGCAGTCAATGACCACCTCGATGCTTCTTACAAGTTCGTCGGCATTGGTTCTGGCAGTACTGTTGTTTACGTTGTCGACGCCATTGTCAGCAAGGGTCCTGAGTTTTACAAGGAAATGACCTTTATTCCTACTGGAAGCCAGTCAAAGGGTCTCATTCGCGCTGCTGGTCTCAACCTTGTCAATCTTGATGAGAGACCTGTCGTGGATGGGCTTCCTGTTCCTCTTGATGTTGCCTTCGACGGCGCTGACGAGGTTGACGAAGATCTCAATCTTATCAAGGGTGGTGGTGCTTGTCTGTTCCAGGAGAAACTGGTAGCAATTGCTGCTAAGAAGTTCATTGCCGTCGCTG ATTACCGAAAGCAATCTCCCAGATTATGTACCACCTGGAAGACCATTCCCATTGAGGTCCTTCCCCTATCTGCCCCTGATGTTTTGACCCGTCTTCGAGCAATGGGCTCAGCCAACCCTGTTGTCCGTTCAGGCCTCCCTAGCAAAGCTGGAGAATGCGTGACAGACAACGGTATGTGGCTTATTGACGCCCCATTTTCTCCCTTGCTTCTTCCCAAGGACATCAGGTCGGAAGGGGATGGTCGTGGAAAGGACGGTGCCTGGGAAGTTAATGCGCTCGCTGAGGAATTGGTTCGAACCCCTGGCATCGTTGAAATTGGACTGTTCCACGGCTTTAACGGCAGTGAAGCCGTGAAGCTGGGCAAGCAACTTCAAGCACAGAAGCCAATTGCTGCTTATTTCGGCCTCGCCAATGGTGAGGTCCAAGTACAAAATGCGGCTTGA
- a CDS encoding Inositolphosphorylceramide synthase subunit Kei1-domain-containing protein — MSRFTRSLRVPRPKSLFGITSLQTGVELIALALVFNKITGVYGLLAILTGYQLSLLQLSTYVYSIAVLVGLAILIPHVRRQSPFECLALAWLYIIDTVINAAYTAAFGLDWYFSTQLSETTESKKTDLPNFVAEGMQGLRKEAAMHGKVVPQETAASMLLIVGATLIRVYFSFIVMAYAQQVLQKYMQLMILEGPGVDDQEGPFAEDLPDGEGRRGRLGRLMVSCGRAYWLDTRESDEWAPNLGGPNKPVSAGTLSGEV; from the exons ATGTCTCGGTTTACTCGATCCCTCCGGGTACCCCGGCCTAAG AGCCTATTCGGCATCACCAGCCTCCAGACCGGCGTCGAACTCATCGCTCTGGCTCtcgtcttcaacaagatcacTGGCGTTTACGGACTCCTGGCCATTCTTACTGGATATCAGCTATCTCTCCTCCAGCTCTCAACATACGTCTACTCTATTGCGGTTCTCGTAGGACTAGCGATTCTTATTCCTCACGTTCGGCGACAAAGCCCTTTTGAATGTTTGGCGCTCGCATGGCTTTACATCATCGATACCGTTATCAATGCAGCATACACCGCAGCCTTCGGCCTGGACTGGTACTTCTCTACTCAACTGAGCGAGACAACCGAATCCAAGAAGACGGATCTCCCTAACTTTGTGGCTGAGGGTATGCAAGGCCTGCGCAAGGAGGCTGCCATGCATGGAAAAGTCGTTCCTCAGGAAACGGCTGCCAGCATGCTGCTGATTGTTGGCGCGACGTTGATCCGTGTGTATTTCAGTTTCATCGTCATGGCGTATGCACAGCAGGTGTTGCAAAAGTATATGCAACTGATGATTCTGGAAGGCCCTGGCGTTGATGACCAAGAAGGTCCTTTCGCTGAGGATCTTCCTGACGGTGAGGGCCGCCGGGGACGCCTTGGCCGTTTGATGGTATCATGTGGCAGAGCTTACTGGCTTGACACCCGGGAGTCTGATGAATGGGCTCCCAATCTGGGAGGACCCAACAAGCCCGTCTCAGCGGGCACGCTCTCTGGCGAGGTTTAA